A genome region from Natronosalvus rutilus includes the following:
- a CDS encoding carbohydrate ABC transporter permease, with amino-acid sequence MATPSTTEPEVEPDATDAADDRERKQGPLGRWTRGVLEEEAKRQRLYRALFWTACAFFLVTTLFPFYWLLVLALTPNSQILTGDWSLPVIGLEFPHPQGFNVTAFVEVFQEVPFHLFVFNSFVLATTTTIIVLAVATLAGYVFGRLEFPGRGALMLAVLVISYFPPAAFLIPLFDAFLGNAVVIPFLGVELFQSPRLVNTPGSMIMPFSALFLPLAIFILTTFYAQIPDGLEDAARVEGTTRLGALFRVIMPLSAPGIATAAVLTFISVYNEYFFSSIMALENQPQNWSPLVGGILSYQTQYTTDFNLMAAASIVGVLPVVVLVIVAQERIVSGLTAGALKE; translated from the coding sequence ATGGCGACGCCATCCACGACGGAACCGGAAGTGGAACCAGACGCGACGGACGCTGCCGACGATCGCGAACGCAAGCAGGGGCCACTCGGCCGCTGGACGCGCGGCGTCCTTGAGGAAGAGGCGAAACGTCAGCGCCTCTACCGGGCGCTGTTCTGGACCGCCTGCGCGTTCTTCCTCGTGACGACGCTGTTTCCCTTCTACTGGCTGCTCGTGCTCGCGCTGACGCCGAACAGCCAGATCCTCACGGGCGACTGGTCCCTTCCAGTGATCGGCCTCGAGTTCCCGCACCCGCAGGGGTTCAACGTCACTGCGTTCGTCGAGGTGTTCCAGGAGGTGCCCTTCCACCTCTTCGTCTTCAACAGCTTCGTGCTGGCGACGACGACCACGATCATCGTCCTCGCCGTCGCGACGCTCGCTGGCTACGTCTTCGGGCGTCTCGAGTTCCCCGGCCGCGGGGCGCTCATGCTCGCAGTGCTGGTGATCTCGTACTTCCCGCCGGCGGCGTTCCTGATTCCGCTGTTCGACGCATTCCTCGGCAACGCCGTCGTGATCCCGTTCCTGGGCGTCGAACTGTTCCAGTCGCCGCGGCTCGTGAACACACCGGGGTCGATGATCATGCCGTTCAGCGCGCTGTTCTTACCGCTGGCGATCTTTATCCTGACGACGTTCTACGCCCAGATTCCCGACGGGCTCGAGGATGCCGCGCGCGTCGAGGGGACGACCCGGCTGGGGGCGCTGTTCAGGGTGATCATGCCGCTGTCGGCCCCCGGAATCGCGACCGCGGCCGTGTTGACGTTCATCTCGGTCTACAACGAGTACTTCTTCAGTTCGATCATGGCGCTGGAAAACCAGCCCCAGAACTGGTCGCCGCTGGTCGGCGGCATCCTGAGCTACCAGACCCAGTACACGACCGACTTCAACCTGATGGCGGCGGCGAGCATCGTCGGGGTCCTCCCTGTCGTGGTCCTCGTTATCGTCGCCCAGGAGCGTATCGTCAGCGGATTGACCGCCGGCGCGCTCAAAGAATGA
- a CDS encoding carbohydrate ABC transporter permease yields the protein MSTEGEAAGTARESRRSGPLVAATRWLENLGETAFAYLLLTPVFVLLGTIALYPLLRTFELSMYTGILGDGEAEFVGLQHYVDLFSGDANPKLPGSVTFLPDVTTSGNFPFVHVEGWARSTLVVTILFAAISVFFETIIGFGQALVLDKDFRGRRWVRAAIIIPWAIPLVIQGMIFYLMFHPSTGFLTQYLSSIGIVAPTNTLNDPSSAFLIVTVADIWKTTAFMALLILAGLQSIDRSLYDVAKVSGATRWQQFKLITFPLVLPALGIAVLFRTIDAMRVYGLIDSVSSCTTVPSLSCMVVETFYSSRGLASAVAFVTAGIIGVAVIGVIYQQYKEGGI from the coding sequence ATGAGCACCGAAGGTGAGGCGGCCGGGACCGCTCGAGAATCGCGGCGATCGGGGCCGCTCGTCGCGGCCACGCGGTGGCTCGAGAACCTCGGGGAGACTGCGTTCGCGTACCTCCTGTTGACCCCCGTATTCGTCCTGCTTGGGACGATCGCACTCTACCCCCTGTTGCGAACGTTCGAGCTGTCGATGTACACGGGCATTCTGGGCGACGGCGAGGCGGAGTTCGTCGGCCTCCAGCACTACGTCGACCTGTTCAGCGGCGACGCGAACCCGAAACTCCCCGGCTCAGTGACCTTCCTCCCCGATGTAACTACGAGCGGGAACTTCCCGTTCGTTCACGTCGAGGGCTGGGCACGCAGCACACTCGTCGTGACGATACTCTTCGCCGCCATCAGCGTCTTCTTCGAGACGATCATCGGATTCGGCCAGGCGCTCGTCCTGGACAAGGACTTCCGGGGCCGCCGGTGGGTCCGCGCGGCGATCATCATCCCGTGGGCGATTCCGCTCGTCATCCAGGGGATGATCTTCTACCTGATGTTCCACCCGAGCACCGGTTTCCTGACCCAGTACCTCTCGTCGATCGGCATCGTCGCCCCGACGAACACCCTCAACGATCCCTCGAGCGCGTTCCTGATCGTCACCGTGGCCGACATCTGGAAGACGACGGCGTTCATGGCCCTGCTCATCCTCGCGGGGCTCCAGAGCATCGACCGGAGCCTCTACGACGTCGCGAAGGTGTCGGGCGCCACGCGGTGGCAGCAGTTCAAGCTCATCACGTTCCCGCTCGTCCTCCCGGCGCTCGGCATCGCCGTCCTCTTCCGGACGATCGACGCCATGCGCGTCTACGGCCTGATCGACTCCGTCTCGAGCTGTACGACAGTCCCCTCGCTGTCGTGCATGGTCGTCGAGACGTTCTACTCGAGTCGAGGGCTCGCCTCCGCGGTCGCGTTCGTGACCGCTGGCATCATCGGCGTGGCCGTAATTGGAGTCATCTACCAGCAGTACAAGGAGGGTGGGATCTGA
- a CDS encoding extracellular solute-binding protein — translation MSERNSQGSDGIDSSVSRRTFVKAAGASGAAVSLAGCIYGDEGDGGSGDTITIAMGSTTISDIEDNLPDLLHENGLSDDVEIDFSSQEDDSGAQRDQYISLLEAEESSPDLFMMDTGWANVFIEQGYIANLSEELDDDTLDRIDSDYFEAFTNTVRDTESGDLYGVPLFPDYAVMLYNKGYAREAGYSDEDFEQWETEPMTWQEWAETAQEVTEASNAEFGFSTQWDIYEGTACCTFNEVMTSFGGAYFGGEENLGGPVGDRPVTIDEPEFIEALSMMYTLAAQEEDEYTLDDYPVGVASPDITQWKENPALSPFTEGKAAFHRNWPYSIVETLSGDYDFEGQDDLGVMPLPYAVEDGEGAYPGTGGSTSAQGGWHICMNPNAERKEQALEVLTAMTEDDFNLGMLEAIAWLPPKPNLFESEEATDPDAVGVVAHYMNTLQVAGEGAMPRPVTTEWPSQANAIAEQANQAVAGQKSPEEAAAELQTSIEDIESSQ, via the coding sequence ATGAGTGAGAGAAACTCACAGGGGAGCGACGGAATCGACTCGAGCGTCTCGCGTCGGACGTTCGTGAAAGCAGCGGGGGCGAGCGGGGCCGCGGTGAGTCTCGCGGGGTGTATCTACGGCGACGAAGGCGATGGCGGCTCCGGGGACACCATAACGATCGCGATGGGATCGACGACCATCTCGGACATCGAGGACAACCTCCCGGACCTGCTCCACGAAAACGGGCTGAGCGACGACGTCGAAATCGACTTCAGTTCCCAGGAGGACGACTCCGGCGCGCAGCGAGACCAGTATATATCGCTGCTCGAGGCCGAGGAGTCCAGCCCCGACCTGTTCATGATGGACACGGGGTGGGCGAACGTGTTCATCGAACAGGGCTACATCGCCAACCTGTCGGAGGAACTCGACGACGATACCCTTGACCGGATCGACAGCGACTACTTCGAGGCGTTCACCAACACGGTTCGCGACACCGAGAGCGGCGACCTCTACGGCGTTCCGCTGTTCCCGGACTACGCGGTCATGCTGTACAACAAGGGATACGCACGCGAAGCCGGGTACTCCGACGAGGACTTCGAACAGTGGGAGACCGAGCCGATGACCTGGCAGGAGTGGGCCGAGACGGCCCAGGAGGTCACCGAGGCGTCGAACGCCGAGTTCGGCTTCTCGACCCAGTGGGACATCTACGAGGGGACCGCCTGCTGCACGTTCAACGAGGTCATGACCTCCTTCGGCGGCGCGTACTTCGGCGGCGAGGAGAACCTGGGCGGACCGGTTGGCGACCGCCCGGTCACCATCGACGAACCGGAGTTCATCGAGGCGCTCAGCATGATGTACACCCTCGCCGCCCAGGAGGAAGACGAGTACACGCTCGACGACTATCCGGTCGGTGTGGCGTCGCCGGACATCACCCAGTGGAAAGAGAACCCCGCACTCTCCCCGTTCACGGAGGGCAAAGCGGCGTTCCATCGCAACTGGCCGTACTCGATCGTCGAGACCCTCAGCGGCGACTACGACTTCGAAGGGCAGGACGACCTCGGCGTGATGCCACTCCCTTACGCCGTCGAGGACGGCGAGGGTGCCTACCCGGGTACGGGTGGCTCGACCTCGGCCCAGGGCGGTTGGCACATCTGCATGAATCCCAATGCCGAGCGAAAGGAGCAGGCACTGGAGGTGCTCACCGCCATGACCGAGGACGACTTCAACCTCGGGATGCTCGAGGCCATCGCGTGGCTACCACCGAAGCCCAACCTTTTCGAGTCCGAGGAGGCGACCGACCCCGACGCCGTTGGCGTCGTGGCCCACTACATGAACACGCTTCAGGTCGCTGGCGAGGGAGCGATGCCCCGCCCGGTCACCACGGAGTGGCCTTCCCAGGCAAACGCGATCGCGGAACAGGCTAACCAGGCCGTCGCTGGCCAGAAGAGCCCCGAGGAGGCCGCCGCCGAACTCCAGACCTCCATCGAGGACATCGAATCCTCACAATGA
- a CDS encoding TrmB family transcriptional regulator gives MDGDELVATLEDAGLSPYQADAFVTLLELGAASATDVAQASSVPDPRIYDVLRGLEDDGYIELYEQDSLHARAHDPGEVLADLRSRASRFETAAAEIEERWNRPDIEDHKVSIVKRLDTVLTQADELIREATTQVQVGLTVEQYYELEDALAAALERGTDVKVCLFPAVDGEMDLPSTESLARTCTEARRRPIPSPFVALVDRSWTCFSPHGYSTNEYGVIVNDRTHTFVFHWYFLTSLWEVHETIYSARNDEFPVTYVDLRHCLRDVIPLLEDGVPIEATVEGIETDSGLEVTQSGTVTDATYAGVATEADHPAPLSQLAGEASITLETTDGPVTVGGWGAMLEDLEATRITINSSA, from the coding sequence ATGGACGGTGACGAACTGGTCGCGACGCTCGAAGACGCGGGCCTCTCGCCGTACCAGGCCGACGCATTCGTGACGCTGCTCGAACTGGGCGCTGCGTCGGCAACCGACGTCGCCCAAGCCAGTTCCGTCCCCGACCCGCGGATCTACGACGTCCTGCGCGGCCTCGAGGACGATGGATACATCGAACTCTACGAACAGGACAGCCTGCACGCCCGCGCCCACGACCCGGGCGAGGTTCTCGCCGACCTTCGCTCGCGGGCGAGTCGCTTCGAGACGGCCGCCGCCGAGATAGAAGAGCGCTGGAACCGGCCCGATATCGAGGACCACAAAGTCAGCATCGTCAAACGGCTCGACACGGTGCTGACACAGGCCGACGAGTTGATCCGGGAAGCGACGACGCAGGTGCAGGTCGGTCTGACGGTCGAGCAGTACTACGAACTCGAGGACGCACTCGCGGCGGCCCTCGAGCGGGGCACCGACGTGAAGGTGTGTCTGTTTCCCGCGGTCGACGGGGAGATGGACCTCCCGTCGACGGAGTCGCTGGCGCGTACCTGTACGGAGGCCCGACGTCGGCCGATCCCCTCGCCGTTCGTCGCGCTCGTCGATCGGTCCTGGACGTGTTTCTCCCCGCACGGGTACTCGACGAACGAGTACGGCGTCATCGTCAACGACCGGACACACACTTTCGTCTTCCACTGGTACTTCCTGACCAGCCTCTGGGAGGTCCACGAGACGATCTACTCGGCTCGGAACGACGAGTTCCCCGTCACCTACGTCGACCTCCGACACTGCCTCCGTGACGTCATCCCTCTGCTCGAGGACGGGGTGCCCATCGAGGCCACGGTCGAGGGAATCGAGACGGATTCGGGACTGGAGGTCACGCAGTCTGGGACGGTGACGGACGCCACCTACGCAGGCGTCGCGACGGAAGCCGATCACCCGGCCCCGCTGTCCCAGCTTGCGGGCGAGGCGTCGATCACCCTCGAGACCACAGACGGACCCGTTACCGTCGGTGGCTGGGGCGCGATGCTCGAGGACCTCGAGGCGACTCGCATCACGATCAATTCGAGCGCTTGA
- a CDS encoding DUF6663 family protein, translating to MNQTTETTVRVLPGRTAGEWLLLEVDTADPTYVERPDPDGDPDSDDDADRNDPGLDHGNRIEATLDWDDGEPRLTSWTVLESTRFRFRRTDAPVFQAAQHCFEEARRAGEAMNARVIHDTDGRPNGVVYTFADQPGQRDLYAEFRDGEKPLEPLLERAAESTEPPFSVWVLDVNEPFVLVTIVLDPDGLLEEKMRETYGIAG from the coding sequence ATGAACCAGACCACGGAGACCACTGTCCGCGTCCTCCCGGGCCGGACCGCAGGCGAGTGGCTCCTCCTCGAGGTCGATACGGCCGATCCAACGTACGTCGAGCGACCCGACCCGGACGGCGACCCCGATTCGGACGACGACGCGGATCGAAACGACCCTGGACTCGACCACGGTAACCGGATCGAGGCAACGCTCGACTGGGACGACGGCGAACCCAGACTCACTTCCTGGACGGTTCTCGAGTCGACGCGATTTCGCTTCCGTCGGACGGACGCTCCCGTCTTCCAGGCCGCCCAGCACTGCTTCGAGGAGGCCCGACGAGCGGGCGAGGCGATGAACGCCCGCGTGATTCACGACACCGACGGTCGCCCCAACGGCGTCGTCTACACGTTCGCGGATCAGCCGGGACAGCGCGACCTCTACGCCGAGTTTCGCGACGGCGAGAAGCCCCTCGAGCCCCTGCTCGAGCGCGCCGCCGAGTCGACCGAGCCACCGTTTTCAGTCTGGGTGCTCGACGTAAACGAGCCGTTCGTGCTCGTGACCATCGTCCTCGATCCGGACGGGTTACTCGAGGAGAAGATGCGCGAGACGTACGGGATTGCCGGGTAG
- a CDS encoding transcription factor S — MQFCDDCGSMMKANGDHMVCTNDDCGASTARDREQEASFVTTESQTFDDVIESDADANFEGKPIANDVRCDKCDTEEAWYTIKQTASADEPPTRFFKCTECGYRWREYN; from the coding sequence ATGCAGTTCTGCGACGATTGCGGTTCGATGATGAAAGCCAACGGGGACCACATGGTCTGCACCAACGACGACTGCGGCGCGTCGACGGCTCGAGACCGGGAGCAAGAGGCCTCGTTCGTCACGACCGAATCCCAGACGTTCGACGACGTGATCGAGTCCGACGCGGACGCGAACTTCGAGGGAAAGCCAATCGCGAACGACGTCCGCTGTGACAAGTGTGACACCGAGGAAGCCTGGTACACGATCAAGCAGACGGCCTCCGCCGACGAGCCGCCGACGCGGTTTTTCAAGTGTACCGAGTGTGGCTATCGCTGGCGCGAGTACAACTGA
- the ppc gene encoding phosphoenolpyruvate carboxylase: MRLHNREVRQDVRELGALLGDVLEDQTSRRAFDTVESCRTAAIDYRAGDIESREPLATELEGLSPHQQRVVARAFTTYFELINLAEERERVRSIRQDSQDGTLDDSLETAAEELSEADLETVAGILDDVLIEPTFTAHPTEARRKTVKSKLRTVATHLETLDERLLTDKEREQVWRDVDAEVTSLWQTPQVRKRQPEPEDEARNVQWYLENTLFDVVGEVYDELADALDDELDGAIDVPKLFEFRSWAGSDRDGNPYVTPEVTANTLERQREVVIDRYREQLKRLSGVLSQDGSRITTGNTFDASLEADRERLPGSAKTAKERYPGEPYRQKLKLMRERLERVGDVRPGGYDDADELVEDLEIIADSLRENSGETVVEAHVDPLRRQVATFGLSLASLDLRDHRQNHTDAIDEVLSREGIEYKSLSEDERVELLTDAVLQDQPIVDLSRTEDLSDTSSRVVTLFDSLADWQAEYGNEAIDTYCISMNNEPSHVLEVLFLADQAGIVSLPEHCGIDIVPLLETEYALSGARRIMGTLFDNEAYSQVLEARGRTQEIMLGYSDSNKENGFLAANWSLYKNQRRLGQICDDYDVTMRLFHGRGGSISRGGGPMGEALLALPNSTVTGQVKFTEQGEAIAEKYGNPRIAERNIEQMLNAQLRARKQAIEQPEERIEEEWVEAMDTMADAARQEYRDLLETDGFVQYFEQATPITVIEDLDLGSRPASRSGERTVEDLRAIPWVFSWTQARCILPGWYAVADGIDAYLENGGDVETLQTMYEEWPFFRTTLDNAALSLSRTELEIAEQYADLATEDLRERFFPRVTEEYERAVDLVKTIGQRETLHTRDWMGENLERRNPYVDPLNFLQTHLLGRTHRTDVEERTLRLTVKGVAAGMKNTG; the protein is encoded by the coding sequence ATGCGACTGCACAACAGGGAAGTCCGACAGGACGTTCGTGAACTCGGGGCCCTCCTGGGTGACGTCCTCGAGGACCAGACGTCGCGTCGTGCGTTCGACACCGTCGAATCCTGTCGAACGGCCGCCATCGACTACCGCGCGGGAGACATCGAGTCCCGGGAGCCGCTGGCTACCGAACTCGAAGGACTATCGCCACACCAGCAACGCGTGGTCGCCCGTGCGTTCACGACCTACTTCGAACTGATCAACCTCGCCGAGGAGCGCGAACGCGTCCGGTCGATCCGTCAGGACTCCCAGGACGGAACGCTCGACGACAGCCTCGAGACGGCCGCCGAGGAACTCTCGGAGGCCGACCTCGAGACCGTCGCAGGCATCCTCGACGACGTGCTCATTGAACCGACGTTCACCGCCCACCCGACGGAAGCCCGTCGGAAGACGGTCAAATCCAAGCTCCGAACGGTAGCGACCCACCTCGAGACGCTAGACGAGCGGTTGCTGACCGACAAGGAGCGCGAGCAGGTCTGGCGGGACGTCGACGCCGAGGTGACAAGCCTCTGGCAGACGCCGCAGGTTCGCAAGCGCCAGCCCGAACCCGAAGACGAGGCCCGGAACGTCCAGTGGTACCTCGAGAACACGCTCTTCGACGTCGTCGGCGAGGTGTACGACGAACTGGCCGACGCGCTGGACGACGAACTCGACGGGGCCATCGACGTCCCCAAACTCTTCGAGTTCCGCTCGTGGGCCGGAAGCGACCGCGACGGCAACCCCTACGTTACGCCCGAGGTGACGGCCAACACCCTCGAACGGCAACGCGAGGTCGTGATCGACCGCTATCGCGAGCAACTCAAGCGGCTCTCGGGCGTGCTCAGCCAGGACGGCAGTCGGATCACCACCGGCAACACGTTCGACGCTTCCCTCGAGGCCGACCGGGAGCGACTACCGGGCAGTGCGAAAACGGCGAAGGAACGCTACCCTGGCGAGCCCTACCGCCAGAAGCTCAAGTTGATGCGCGAGCGCCTCGAGCGCGTCGGCGACGTGCGCCCCGGCGGCTACGATGACGCCGACGAACTCGTGGAGGACCTCGAAATCATCGCCGACAGCCTCCGGGAGAACAGCGGGGAAACCGTGGTCGAGGCTCACGTCGACCCCCTGCGTAGACAGGTCGCCACGTTCGGCCTCTCGCTGGCCAGCCTCGACCTGCGCGATCACCGCCAGAACCACACGGACGCCATCGACGAGGTCCTCTCGCGGGAAGGCATCGAGTACAAGTCCCTCTCGGAGGACGAACGCGTCGAGTTGCTCACCGACGCCGTCCTCCAGGATCAGCCGATCGTCGACCTCTCCCGGACGGAGGACCTCTCGGACACCTCGAGCCGCGTCGTCACCCTCTTCGACAGCCTCGCCGACTGGCAGGCCGAGTACGGCAACGAGGCCATCGACACCTACTGCATCTCGATGAACAATGAGCCCTCTCACGTTCTCGAGGTGCTGTTCCTGGCCGACCAGGCCGGTATCGTCTCCCTGCCGGAACACTGCGGCATCGACATCGTGCCACTGCTCGAGACGGAGTACGCCCTCTCGGGCGCTCGACGCATCATGGGGACGCTGTTCGACAACGAGGCCTACTCGCAGGTGCTCGAGGCCCGCGGGCGCACCCAGGAGATCATGCTGGGGTACTCCGACTCGAACAAGGAGAACGGGTTCCTGGCGGCGAACTGGTCGCTGTACAAGAACCAGCGCCGACTCGGTCAGATCTGTGACGACTACGACGTGACGATGCGCCTGTTCCACGGCCGCGGGGGGTCCATCTCCCGCGGCGGGGGCCCGATGGGAGAGGCCCTGCTGGCCCTGCCGAACAGCACCGTCACCGGCCAGGTCAAGTTCACCGAGCAGGGGGAGGCAATCGCCGAGAAGTACGGCAACCCTCGCATCGCCGAGCGTAACATCGAACAGATGCTCAACGCCCAGTTGCGAGCGCGAAAACAGGCGATCGAGCAACCCGAGGAGCGCATCGAAGAGGAGTGGGTCGAGGCGATGGACACCATGGCCGATGCGGCCCGCCAGGAGTACCGCGACCTGCTCGAAACCGACGGCTTCGTCCAGTACTTCGAACAGGCGACGCCCATCACCGTCATCGAGGACCTCGACCTGGGCTCGCGGCCGGCCTCCCGGAGCGGCGAACGGACGGTCGAGGACCTGCGGGCGATCCCGTGGGTCTTCTCCTGGACGCAGGCCCGGTGCATCCTGCCGGGCTGGTACGCCGTCGCCGACGGCATCGACGCCTACCTCGAGAACGGTGGCGACGTCGAGACCCTGCAGACGATGTACGAGGAGTGGCCGTTCTTCCGCACGACGCTCGACAACGCGGCGCTCTCGCTCTCGCGAACGGAACTCGAGATCGCCGAACAGTACGCCGACCTGGCGACCGAGGACTTGCGAGAGCGGTTCTTCCCGCGAGTGACCGAGGAGTACGAGCGCGCGGTCGACCTGGTCAAGACGATCGGCCAGCGCGAGACTCTGCACACGCGCGACTGGATGGGCGAGAACCTCGAGCGACGGAACCCCTACGTCGATCCGCTCAACTTCCTCCAGACACACCTTCTGGGGCGAACCCACCGAACCGACGTCGAAGAGAGAACGCTCAGGCTGACGGTCAAGGGGGTCGCTGCCGGGATGAAGAACACAGGGTAA
- a CDS encoding SRPBCC family protein, whose amino-acid sequence MPTFEHTIEIEAPVDRVFQLGIDPENWRRTMPSLTDVETVEEADDGLRMNATYKMLGTSMDGKMEMRIVEPNEHTITTFESPGMTGELHYYYSETDSGTRVVQRADYEFGDSLFERVLEPVAKRYNKRQFRNSLRTSKELVEDEVTPEIEA is encoded by the coding sequence ATGCCCACGTTCGAGCACACGATCGAAATCGAAGCGCCCGTAGACCGCGTCTTTCAGCTCGGGATCGACCCCGAGAACTGGCGCCGCACCATGCCCAGCCTGACTGACGTCGAGACCGTCGAGGAGGCCGACGACGGCCTCCGGATGAATGCCACCTACAAGATGCTGGGTACCTCGATGGACGGTAAAATGGAGATGCGGATCGTCGAACCGAACGAACACACGATCACCACGTTCGAGAGCCCCGGTATGACCGGGGAGCTACACTACTACTACTCGGAGACCGATTCCGGGACGAGGGTCGTCCAGCGGGCCGATTACGAGTTCGGCGACTCGCTGTTCGAGCGCGTGCTCGAACCCGTCGCGAAGCGGTACAACAAGCGCCAATTCAGAAACTCGCTCCGGACGTCCAAAGAGCTCGTTGAAGACGAGGTAACGCCGGAAATCGAAGCCTGA
- a CDS encoding AAA family ATPase: MDVTQASEECNTVLDAIGKAVICDREFLETVLLGVVGRGHVLLEDVPGTGKTLTARSVATALGLSFSRIQFTPDLLPSDVTGTHVFNEQDREFEFNEGPIFANIVLADEINRAPPKTQAALLEAMEEGQVTTDGETRQLPQPFFVIATQNPVEQEGTFPLPEAQVDRFLVKTSMGYPDEGGEIELLQRRASRDEMSPSIETVFEPEHVTALRQVPETVTVDQDLLEYVVALARQTRTDGRVEVGVSPRGTQRLFEAARACATIAGREYVTPDDIKRVAHPVMAHRLVLTPDATVNEVSKSQIVDAVLDSVPVPTLE, from the coding sequence ATGGACGTCACTCAGGCCAGCGAAGAGTGCAATACGGTACTCGACGCGATCGGCAAGGCCGTCATCTGCGACCGTGAATTTCTCGAGACCGTCCTCCTCGGCGTCGTTGGACGCGGGCACGTCCTGCTCGAGGACGTCCCCGGCACGGGAAAGACCCTCACAGCCCGCAGCGTCGCGACCGCCCTCGGACTGTCGTTCTCGCGCATCCAGTTCACCCCGGACCTCCTCCCATCCGACGTGACCGGCACCCACGTCTTCAACGAGCAGGACCGGGAGTTCGAGTTCAACGAAGGTCCCATCTTCGCGAACATCGTCCTCGCCGACGAGATCAACCGTGCGCCGCCGAAAACCCAGGCCGCGCTGCTCGAGGCGATGGAGGAAGGGCAGGTGACGACCGACGGCGAGACCCGCCAGCTGCCACAGCCGTTCTTCGTCATCGCGACCCAGAACCCCGTCGAACAGGAGGGGACGTTCCCGCTCCCCGAGGCGCAGGTCGACCGCTTCCTCGTGAAGACCTCGATGGGGTATCCCGACGAAGGTGGAGAGATCGAACTCCTCCAGCGGCGAGCGAGCCGCGACGAGATGAGTCCCTCCATCGAGACGGTGTTCGAACCCGAGCACGTCACCGCCCTCCGGCAGGTTCCCGAGACCGTGACGGTTGACCAGGACCTCCTCGAGTACGTCGTCGCCCTCGCTCGACAGACCCGGACCGATGGCCGCGTCGAGGTCGGCGTCTCTCCCCGCGGGACCCAGCGCCTGTTCGAGGCCGCTCGCGCCTGCGCGACCATCGCGGGCCGGGAGTACGTCACCCCGGACGACATCAAGCGCGTCGCCCACCCGGTGATGGCCCACCGCCTCGTGCTCACGCCCGACGCGACGGTCAACGAGGTCTCGAAGTCCCAGATCGTCGACGCCGTGCTGGATTCGGTGCCGGTACCGACGCTCGAGTGA
- a CDS encoding GNAT family N-acetyltransferase, protein MDTTVEPTIRPYSPTTDADDLWALKQAFELGLGEGTGDDGKSERYESKLTDAYREGYLEWVERCRDEEPEAVTVAAVEPESVEERNERKSTLVGYVFVLPESLAYIWDAAILNEIYVTPDARGTGVADALMERALAVARAQDLPLERLVLDVDRENDRAQAFYERHGFAHWGEMVARELGE, encoded by the coding sequence ATGGACACGACCGTCGAGCCGACGATCCGACCGTACAGCCCGACGACCGACGCGGACGACCTCTGGGCGCTCAAACAAGCGTTCGAACTGGGACTTGGCGAGGGAACGGGCGACGACGGGAAATCCGAGCGGTACGAATCGAAGCTCACCGACGCCTACCGCGAGGGCTACCTCGAGTGGGTCGAACGCTGTCGGGACGAGGAGCCAGAGGCGGTGACGGTCGCCGCCGTCGAGCCGGAATCGGTCGAGGAGAGAAATGAGCGGAAATCGACGCTCGTCGGCTATGTCTTCGTCCTTCCGGAGTCGCTCGCGTACATCTGGGACGCGGCTATTCTCAACGAAATCTACGTCACTCCCGACGCGCGCGGGACCGGCGTCGCCGACGCGCTGATGGAGCGAGCGCTCGCGGTCGCCCGTGCCCAGGATCTGCCGCTCGAGCGACTCGTACTCGACGTCGACCGGGAAAACGACCGGGCGCAGGCGTTCTACGAGCGCCACGGGTTCGCCCACTGGGGCGAGATGGTCGCTCGAGAGCTTGGAGAATAA